The proteins below are encoded in one region of Scyliorhinus torazame isolate Kashiwa2021f chromosome 8, sScyTor2.1, whole genome shotgun sequence:
- the rbm12 gene encoding RNA-binding protein 12, whose translation MAVVIRLQGLPIVAGTMDIRHFFSGLTIPDGGVHIVGGELGEAFIVFSTDEDARLGMMRGGGTIKGSKVSLLLSSKTEMQNMIELSRRRFETGNVDMPPGGSSRSGPTSNTGMSGRGNLPTTMPNLNTPTMVTTTSSIHEGMGNKNVPTFSAASMGSTPTNLNPTFSSPGFSMCSTMVSTMPPLNTMNSVPPLPPLPPLPTMPSLPPMPSIPPIGILPPVPPLPPIAPLTPIPPMPPLPPMPSLPPMPMNAGSALPLGNSGPSGMNGSGSALSISNSISSIYMGPMGTLNPLHPMNSHSSMNKGPPPINSDDLYVHVYGMPYAAMESDVREFFHGLRIDVVHMMKDHLGRNNRDAMVKFYSPSDTFEALKRHGKMMMGQRFANVFPATERQWMNTTVGFNTPKSMGPPPIIGHYGQNLPPFHTSRSESPSRHERSRSRSPHEKEFCVYLKGLPYEAENKHIMEFFNKLELIEDSIYIAYGPNGRATGEGFVEFKTPTDYQAALCRHKQYMGSRFIQVHPITKKAMLEKLEIIQKRTHNFVQNEQKRELTVKSEEMCGLPKFCGHIWNIPYNVTKSDVFQFLEGIGLAENGVQILLDSNGQGLGQALVQFLNEEEAQKGERLHHKKLNGRNAFLQLITLEQKKDIETNPPFQIKSQKNPNFDPPYIPCVGGDSIFSPGGGSGNLNGPVPPFNPVGTFSGSSNMFGPGPGPGSGISVSIGDGPVGGPVFGSSSVGSFPGPGVEPSFGGGPLNTNSPTVVKVQNLPFKVSVDEILDFFYGYRVIPDSVCLQFNEQGMPTGEAMVAFESCDEAMSAVVDLSDRPMGSRKVKLVLG comes from the coding sequence ATGGCCGTGGTCATCCGCTTGCAGGGTCTCCCCATTGTGGCGGGGACCATGGATATCCGCCACTTCTTCTCTGGATTAACCATTCCTGATGGTGGTGTGCATATTGTAGGTGGTGAACTTGGTGAGGCTTTCATCGTTTTCTCCACAGATGAAGATGCACGGCTTGGTATGATGCGTGGTGGGGGTACAATTAAAGGATCCAAAGTATCACTCCTACTGAGTAGTAAAACTGAAATGCAGAATATGATTGAGCTTAGTCGTAGGCGTTTTGAAACTGGTAATGTGGATATGCCACCAGGGGGCTCAAGCAGATCAGGGCCAACTAGTAATACTGGTATGAGTGGAAGAGGTAATTTACCAACTACTATGCCTAACTTAAACACTCCCACGATGGTTACCACAACTTCCTCCATACATGAAGGCATGGGGAATAAAAATGTGCCCACCTTTTCTGCTGCCAGCATGGGAAGTACACCCACGAACCTCAATCCCACTTTTAGCAGCCCTGGGTTTAGCATGTGTTCGACTATGGTCAGCACTATGCCGCCATTGAATACAATGAACTCTGTACCACCTTTGCCACCACTTCCTCCTTTACCTACAATGCCATCACTGCCACCTATGCCTTCAATTCCTCCAATTGGTATTTTGCCACCAGTGCCTCCCCTTCCTCCAATAGCACCTCTTACTCCTATTCCTCCCATGCCACCTCTACCTCCTATGCCAAGCTTACCACCCATGCCTATGAATGCAGGTAGTGCTCTTCCTCTAGGAAACTCTGGACCCAGTGGAATGAATGGTTCTGGGTCAGCATTGAGTATCAGTAATAGCATAAGTTCCATTTACATGGGTCCCATGGGTACGTTGAATCCATTGCACCCCATGAATTCCCATAGTTCAATGAATAAAGGACCACCACCAATTAATTCCGATGATCTCTATGTCCATGTTTATGGAATGCCATATGCTGCAATGGAATCGGATGTAAGGGAATTTTTTCATGGACTTCGAATTGATGTGGTGCACATGATGAAAGATCATTTGGGTCGCAATAACCGAGATGCAATGGTGAAGTTTTATAGCCCCTCGGATACTTTTGAAGCTCTGAAACGACATGGGAAAATGATGATGGGACAGAGGTTTGCCAATGTGTTCCCTGCAACAGAGCGACAGTGGATGAATACTACGGTTGGCTTTAATACACCCAAAAGCATGGGCCCCCCACCTATCATTGGACATTATGGACAAAACCTACCTCCATTTCATACATCTAGGTCTGAATCTCCAAGCAGACATGAACGTTCACGATCGCGCTCCCCTCATGAGAAAGAGTTCTGCGTCTATTTGAAAGGCTTACCATATGAGGCTGAAAATAAGCACATCATGGAATTCTTCAATAAGCTGGAACTCATAGAGGACAGCATCTACATAGCCTATGGACCAAATGGAAGAGCAACAGGTGAAGGTTTTGTGGAATTTAAAACTCCCACTGATTACCAAGCAGCATTGTGTCGCCACAAGCAGTACATGGGCAGTCGTTTCATCCAGGTTCATCCAATCACTAAAAAAGCCATGTTAGAGAAGCTAGAAATTATTCAGAAGCGAACACACAACTTTGTGCAAAATGAGCAGAAGAGAGAACTAACAGTGAAATCGGAGGAAATGTGTGGTTTACCAAAATTCTGTGGTCATATATGGAATATTCCTTATAATGTAACAAAAAGTGATGTGTTCCAGTTTTTGGAAGGTATTGGACTAGCAGAAAATGGTGTCCAGATTCTTCTTGACTCTAATGGTCAAGGGCTGGGACAGGCACTGGTGCAGTTCCTAAATGAAGAGGAGGCACAGAAGGGTGAGCGACTGCATCACAAGAAATTAAACGGACGCAATGCATTTCTCCAACTAATCACTCTTGAGCAAAAGAAAGACATTGAGACTAATCCACCATTTCAAATCAAAAGTCAAAAGAATCCAAACTTTGATCCTCCTTATATCCCGTGTGTTGGAGGAGACAGCATTTTTTCTCCAGGTGGCGGTTCAGGTAATCTTAATGGCCCTGTACCACCATTCAACCCTGTTGGTACTTTTAGTGGATCAAGTAATATGTTTGGACCAGGACCAGGTCCTGGATCAGGGATCAGTGTCAGTATTGGTGATGGCCCAGTGGGAGGGCCTGTTTTTGGAAGCAGCAGTGTAGGTAGCTTTCCAGGACCAGGGGTTGAGCCAAGCTTTGGAGGTGGTCCTTTAAATACCAACAGCCCAACCGTGGTTAAAGTGCAGAATCTGCCCTTCAAAGTATCTGTGGATGAAATTTTGGATTTTTTCTATGGCTACCGTGTGATTCCTGACTCTGTGTGCCTGCAGTTCAATGAACAAGGCATGCCCACCGGTGAAGCAATGGTTGCTTTTGAGTCCTGCGATGAAGCAATGTCAGCTGTTGTTGACCTCAGTGATAGACCAATGGGATCAAGAAAAGTGAAGCTTGTCTTGGGATAA